One genomic segment of Natrononativus amylolyticus includes these proteins:
- a CDS encoding HalOD1 output domain-containing protein codes for MADIRDTDESPTRPPSLEDGGDPPDLSPDTGPDDPLEGGLPDDPADGYETRYDPTRDDSLVCVIVDAVATAAGCDPLEVEPLYDCLDPEALEGLFAPRRSAEARAGSVSFPIHDHVVTVVDGDRVRVEPGEWRERHA; via the coding sequence ATGGCCGACATCCGCGACACCGACGAGTCACCGACCCGGCCGCCCTCGCTCGAGGACGGCGGGGACCCGCCGGACCTCTCTCCCGACACCGGCCCGGACGACCCGCTCGAGGGCGGGCTGCCCGACGACCCGGCTGACGGCTACGAGACCCGGTACGACCCGACCCGGGACGACTCGCTCGTCTGCGTGATCGTCGACGCCGTCGCGACCGCCGCCGGCTGCGACCCTCTCGAGGTCGAACCGCTCTACGACTGTCTCGACCCCGAAGCGCTCGAGGGGCTGTTCGCGCCGCGGCGCTCCGCGGAGGCGCGAGCGGGCTCGGTCTCGTTCCCGATCCACGACCACGTCGTGACCGTCGTCGACGGTGATCGCGTGCGCGTCGAGCCGGGCGAGTGGCGCGAGCGCCACGCGTAA
- a CDS encoding sulfatase-like hydrolase/transferase translates to MADARPNVLFVLTDQERYDCTAPDGPPVATPAFDRLSSEGVRFTAAYTPISICTSARASLLTGRFPHGHGMLNNCHEADAIRANLPPELPTFSDALADAGYDLTYTGKWHVGRDQIPEDFGFEYLGGSDRHHDDIDTAFREYRADLGVPLEATALTDEIYTHNDPEEGTLVAAETPVDVEATRAYFLAERTIDALEAHADDERPDADAPFFHRADFYGPHHPYVVPEPYASMYDASEVVPWESYAETYDGKPAVHEQFLHYRGVADFDWDTWAEAVAKYWGFVSLIDDQFGRILEAVDELDLADDTMIVHASDHGDFTGSHRQFNKGPLMYEETYHVPLQVRWPGVVEPGTRCEAPVHLHDLAPTFLEVGDAPIPEEFDARSLLPLLEGKLPEAWPDSTFAQYHGEEFGLYTQRMVRTAEYKLVYNGPDVNELYDLEADPAELHNLIDHPEYEGVRRKLADRLVSWMERTDDPYRKWVPKTLE, encoded by the coding sequence ATGGCAGACGCCCGCCCGAACGTCCTGTTCGTCCTCACCGACCAGGAACGGTACGACTGCACCGCCCCCGACGGGCCGCCCGTGGCGACGCCGGCGTTCGACCGGCTCTCGAGTGAGGGGGTGCGATTTACGGCGGCGTACACCCCGATCAGCATCTGTACGAGCGCGCGCGCCTCCCTGCTCACGGGACGGTTCCCGCACGGCCACGGAATGCTCAACAACTGCCACGAGGCCGACGCGATCCGGGCGAACCTCCCCCCGGAGCTGCCGACGTTCTCCGACGCGCTCGCCGACGCCGGCTACGACCTCACCTACACCGGCAAGTGGCACGTCGGCCGCGACCAGATCCCCGAGGACTTCGGCTTCGAGTACCTCGGTGGCAGCGACAGACACCACGACGACATCGACACGGCGTTCCGGGAGTACCGCGCGGACCTGGGCGTACCGCTCGAGGCGACGGCTCTCACCGACGAGATCTACACCCACAACGACCCCGAGGAGGGCACCCTCGTCGCCGCCGAAACCCCCGTCGACGTCGAGGCGACGCGGGCGTACTTCCTGGCCGAGCGCACCATCGACGCCCTCGAGGCCCACGCCGACGACGAGCGCCCCGACGCCGACGCGCCGTTCTTCCACCGGGCGGACTTCTACGGCCCCCACCACCCCTACGTGGTTCCCGAACCCTACGCCTCGATGTACGACGCGAGCGAGGTCGTCCCCTGGGAGAGCTACGCCGAGACGTACGACGGCAAACCCGCGGTTCACGAGCAGTTCCTCCACTATCGCGGCGTCGCCGACTTCGACTGGGACACCTGGGCCGAAGCCGTCGCGAAGTACTGGGGATTCGTCTCGCTGATCGACGACCAGTTCGGCCGGATCCTCGAGGCCGTCGATGAACTCGATCTCGCCGACGACACGATGATCGTCCACGCATCGGACCACGGCGACTTCACCGGCAGTCACCGCCAGTTCAACAAGGGACCGCTGATGTACGAGGAGACCTACCACGTCCCCCTGCAGGTGCGCTGGCCGGGCGTCGTCGAGCCCGGAACGCGCTGCGAGGCGCCGGTTCACCTCCACGACCTCGCGCCCACGTTCCTCGAGGTCGGCGACGCTCCGATCCCCGAGGAGTTCGACGCCCGGAGTCTCCTCCCGTTACTCGAGGGGAAGCTACCGGAGGCGTGGCCCGACTCGACGTTCGCCCAGTACCACGGCGAGGAGTTCGGCCTCTACACTCAGCGGATGGTTCGAACGGCGGAGTACAAGCTCGTCTACAACGGCCCCGACGTGAACGAACTGTACGACCTCGAGGCGGACCCCGCAGAGCTACACAACCTGATCGACCACCCCGAGTACGAAGGCGTGCGCCGGAAGCTGGCAGATCGGCTGGTGTCGTGGATGGAGCGAACCGACGACCCGTACCGGAAGTGGGTGCCGAAGACCCTCGAGTGA
- a CDS encoding sensor histidine kinase, which translates to MSISSLADSRVDGRRVIVLLGELYIAYAAGRVLINVATGQPLVAALIDFVLVGGPGLAILYGGYRLPRTDLHPETYWRIAGWCIGGLVVMSAVFGLVVANPAVTNENPLWTAALVTAVGGVAGLAIGLNEARAVTRAREAEAHKRQLGRQNDRLESLSRMLAHELRNPLSIAQVYLASAVDGDDRAAGEVETALERIEEMIDILLITARSGDVAIDGETVDLADAAADAWAEVTAEGATLTVDDDRTIRADPVHVHYLLENLFRNAVQHGGDAVSVRLGGLEDGFYVADDGRGIPEADRSDVFEAGYTTDSNGIGLGLTFVAHLAAAYDWDCSVTTSEAGGTRIECRGVETVPIPSAR; encoded by the coding sequence ATGTCCATCTCCTCGCTCGCCGACTCCCGAGTCGATGGCAGGCGCGTCATCGTCCTCCTCGGTGAGCTGTACATCGCCTACGCCGCGGGCCGCGTTCTCATCAACGTGGCGACCGGTCAGCCGCTGGTCGCGGCGCTCATCGACTTCGTCCTCGTCGGCGGCCCCGGACTCGCGATCCTGTACGGCGGCTACCGGCTCCCGCGAACCGACCTCCACCCCGAGACGTACTGGCGGATCGCGGGCTGGTGTATCGGCGGGCTCGTCGTGATGAGCGCGGTCTTCGGGCTCGTCGTCGCCAACCCCGCCGTCACCAACGAGAACCCGCTCTGGACGGCCGCGCTCGTGACCGCCGTGGGGGGCGTTGCCGGCCTCGCCATCGGACTCAACGAGGCCAGAGCCGTCACTCGAGCGCGGGAGGCTGAGGCGCACAAACGCCAGCTCGGACGGCAGAACGACCGCCTGGAGAGCCTCTCGCGGATGCTCGCCCACGAGCTCCGGAACCCGCTTTCGATCGCCCAGGTGTATCTGGCGTCCGCCGTCGACGGAGACGACCGGGCGGCTGGCGAGGTCGAGACGGCGCTCGAGCGGATCGAGGAGATGATCGACATCCTCCTCATCACCGCACGGAGCGGTGACGTCGCCATCGACGGCGAGACGGTCGACCTGGCGGACGCGGCCGCCGACGCGTGGGCCGAGGTCACCGCCGAGGGGGCGACGCTGACGGTCGACGACGATCGGACGATCCGGGCCGACCCGGTCCACGTCCACTACCTGCTCGAGAACCTGTTCAGAAACGCGGTCCAACACGGCGGCGACGCGGTTTCCGTCCGTCTCGGCGGCCTCGAGGACGGCTTCTACGTCGCCGACGACGGCCGCGGGATTCCGGAGGCGGACCGAAGCGACGTGTTCGAGGCCGGTTACACCACCGACTCGAACGGGATCGGGCTCGGGCTCACCTTCGTCGCTCACCTCGCGGCGGCGTACGACTGGGACTGTTCGGTCACGACCAGCGAGGCGGGCGGCACCCGGATCGAGTGTCGGGGCGTCGAGACCGTCCCGATCCCGTCTGCGCGGTAA
- a CDS encoding 30S ribosomal protein S19e, whose translation MATMYDVPADALIEALADDFEERLEEPEWAQFTKSGVDRELPPEQENFWAIRAASLLRKVADNGPIGVSRLATEYGGAKRGSTRYRVAPDKRVDGSRNLIRTILQQLEEEDLVETAEGEGRRITAEGRSLLDETAGNVLEDLDRPELERYA comes from the coding sequence ATGGCTACGATGTACGACGTTCCGGCGGATGCCCTCATCGAGGCGCTCGCCGACGACTTCGAGGAGCGACTCGAGGAACCCGAGTGGGCGCAGTTCACCAAGAGCGGCGTCGACCGCGAGCTGCCACCCGAACAGGAGAACTTCTGGGCGATCCGCGCGGCCAGCCTCCTCCGCAAGGTCGCCGACAACGGTCCGATCGGCGTCAGCCGCCTCGCCACCGAGTACGGCGGTGCCAAACGCGGTTCGACCCGCTACCGCGTCGCCCCCGACAAGCGCGTCGACGGCTCCCGGAACCTCATCCGGACCATCCTCCAGCAACTCGAGGAGGAGGACCTCGTCGAGACCGCCGAGGGCGAGGGCCGACGCATCACCGCCGAGGGGCGCAGCCTCCTCGACGAGACCGCGGGCAACGTCCTCGAAGACCTCGACCGCCCGGAACTCGAGCGCTACGCGTAA
- a CDS encoding sulfatase: MTETTEREADPHETVRNVVFVVLDTARATSVSERTMPTLAALADEGTTFDRAFATAPWTLPSHASIFTGTYPSEHGAHGGHTYLEDSLRTLPEAFDAAGYDTVGVSNNTWITEEFGFDRGFDDLRRGWQYIQSDTDMGSVVRGEDVHEKLEATRDRLFEGNPVVNAANVLYSEVFQPAGDDGADRTTNWMRDWLASRSRDRPFFLFCNYIEPHVEYDPPRAYAERFLPEGGSYEEATAIRQDPRAYDVGDYELTEREFALLRGLYQAELAYVDDQLERLRAALEDTGHWEDTLLVVCGDHGEHVGEHGFFGHQYNLYDTLLHVPLVFHGGAFTGGGRRSELVQLLDLPATLLEATGLTDAELTEQGHGRSLYPGSRSEPRDAVFAEYAAPQPSIDRLEARFGEVPERVRAFDRRLRAIRTDEYKYVVGDDGFERLHHLVSDPRERVDVSSERPERAAELGARLEGQFDGVEATTAASSVAMRESTKDRLADLGYL; this comes from the coding sequence ATGACGGAGACAACCGAGCGTGAAGCCGACCCCCATGAAACCGTGCGGAACGTGGTGTTCGTCGTCCTCGACACGGCGCGAGCGACGAGCGTATCCGAGCGGACGATGCCGACGCTCGCCGCCCTCGCCGACGAGGGGACGACGTTCGACCGCGCGTTCGCGACCGCACCCTGGACCCTTCCCTCACACGCCTCGATATTCACCGGCACTTACCCCTCCGAACACGGCGCCCACGGCGGTCACACCTACCTCGAGGACTCGCTGCGAACGCTTCCCGAGGCGTTCGACGCGGCGGGGTACGACACCGTCGGCGTCTCGAACAACACCTGGATCACCGAGGAGTTCGGCTTCGACCGCGGGTTCGACGACCTCCGGCGGGGCTGGCAGTACATCCAGTCGGACACCGACATGGGCTCGGTCGTCCGCGGCGAGGACGTCCACGAGAAACTCGAGGCGACGCGGGACCGCCTGTTCGAGGGGAACCCGGTCGTCAACGCCGCCAACGTCCTCTACAGCGAGGTGTTCCAGCCTGCAGGCGACGACGGCGCCGATCGGACGACGAACTGGATGCGCGACTGGCTCGCCTCGCGGTCGCGCGACCGGCCGTTTTTCCTGTTCTGTAACTACATCGAACCCCACGTCGAGTACGACCCGCCGCGGGCGTACGCCGAGCGGTTCCTCCCCGAGGGCGGCAGCTACGAGGAGGCGACCGCGATCCGCCAGGACCCCCGCGCCTACGACGTCGGCGACTACGAGCTCACCGAGCGGGAGTTCGCGCTCCTCCGGGGGCTCTACCAGGCGGAACTGGCCTACGTCGACGACCAGCTCGAGCGGCTGCGGGCCGCCCTCGAGGACACCGGCCACTGGGAGGACACCCTGCTTGTCGTCTGCGGCGATCACGGCGAGCACGTCGGCGAGCACGGGTTCTTCGGCCACCAGTACAACCTGTACGACACTCTCCTGCACGTCCCGCTCGTGTTTCACGGCGGCGCCTTCACCGGCGGCGGCCGCCGGAGCGAGCTGGTCCAGCTGCTCGACCTCCCCGCGACGCTGCTCGAGGCGACCGGGCTCACCGACGCCGAACTGACCGAGCAGGGCCACGGCCGCTCGCTGTACCCGGGATCTCGGTCCGAACCGCGCGACGCGGTGTTCGCCGAGTACGCCGCCCCGCAGCCGTCGATCGACCGACTCGAGGCGCGCTTCGGCGAGGTTCCCGAGCGCGTCCGGGCGTTCGACCGCCGGCTCCGGGCGATCCGGACGGACGAGTACAAGTACGTCGTCGGCGACGACGGCTTCGAGCGCCTCCACCACCTCGTCTCCGACCCGCGAGAGCGCGTCGACGTCTCGAGCGAACGCCCCGAACGGGCGGCCGAACTCGGCGCGCGACTCGAGGGCCAGTTCGACGGGGTCGAGGCGACGACGGCGGCGAGTAGCGTCGCGATGCGCGAGTCGACGAAGGATCGGCTGGCGGACCTGGGCTACCTGTAG
- the thiL gene encoding thiamine-phosphate kinase: MDERAALALLESELEPVGDDAAVVDGLVLTIDMLHERTDFPAGTSRYTAGWRSVGASLSDVAAMGAEATAAVAAYAAPEFDEAELLAFVRGARDVCERVDARYVGGDLDGHEEFTVASTAVGRVDEPVYRSGAGVGDRVCVTGALGRSAAALELFERADETGDERARERANDLFRFEPRVDAGLALAPYASAMMDSSDGLSRSLHQLAAASDCGFAIRSERVPVADSLTELAAAERALERALTFGEDFELVCTIPEADLEAARADAPVPLSVVGEVVAAGVTLDGTALEDRGYTHGRS, encoded by the coding sequence ATGGACGAACGCGCCGCGCTGGCGCTGTTAGAGAGCGAGCTCGAGCCGGTCGGCGACGACGCGGCGGTCGTCGACGGACTCGTCCTCACGATCGACATGCTCCACGAGCGGACGGACTTCCCCGCCGGGACGAGCCGCTACACCGCCGGCTGGCGGTCGGTGGGCGCGTCGCTGTCCGACGTCGCGGCGATGGGTGCCGAGGCGACCGCGGCCGTCGCCGCCTACGCCGCCCCCGAGTTCGACGAGGCGGAGCTGCTGGCGTTCGTTCGCGGCGCCCGCGACGTCTGTGAACGCGTCGACGCCCGGTACGTCGGCGGCGACCTCGACGGCCACGAGGAGTTCACCGTGGCCTCGACGGCGGTCGGCCGCGTCGACGAGCCGGTGTACCGCTCTGGCGCCGGCGTCGGCGACCGCGTCTGCGTTACCGGCGCGCTCGGCCGGAGCGCCGCGGCCCTCGAGCTGTTCGAACGCGCCGACGAAACCGGCGACGAACGCGCTCGCGAGCGAGCCAACGACCTGTTTCGGTTCGAGCCTCGCGTGGACGCCGGGCTGGCGCTGGCCCCCTACGCGAGCGCGATGATGGACTCGAGCGACGGCCTCTCGCGGTCGCTCCACCAGCTCGCGGCGGCCAGCGACTGCGGGTTCGCGATCCGGTCGGAGCGGGTGCCCGTCGCCGACTCGCTGACGGAACTGGCCGCCGCCGAACGGGCGCTCGAGCGCGCGCTCACCTTCGGCGAGGACTTCGAACTCGTCTGTACGATCCCCGAGGCGGACCTCGAGGCCGCTCGCGCGGACGCCCCCGTCCCGCTCTCGGTCGTCGGTGAGGTCGTCGCGGCGGGGGTAACGCTCGACGGGACCGCGCTCGAGGACCGAGGGTACACGCACGGGCGGTCCTGA
- a CDS encoding DUF7411 family protein, producing MRLGLLYSGGKDSTLAALLLREFYDVTLVTAHFGITDDWEHARETAETTGFDFERLELDPGVATEAVDRIREDGFPRNGIQLVHQHALETVAANGFDAVADGTRRDDRVPTVSRAQAQSLEDRHGVDYIAPLSGFGRNAVDRLVDATLDVTVGPSEEITRADYEAELRALIADREGERALEQWFPAHEQTHVTGVR from the coding sequence ATGCGGCTGGGACTGCTCTACAGCGGCGGCAAGGACTCGACGCTCGCGGCGTTGCTCCTCCGTGAGTTCTACGACGTCACGCTCGTCACCGCACACTTCGGGATCACCGACGACTGGGAACACGCCCGGGAGACGGCCGAGACCACCGGGTTCGACTTCGAACGCCTCGAGCTCGACCCCGGGGTCGCCACAGAGGCCGTCGACCGGATCCGCGAGGACGGCTTCCCCCGCAACGGGATCCAGCTCGTCCACCAGCACGCCCTCGAGACGGTGGCGGCGAACGGGTTCGACGCCGTCGCCGACGGCACCCGCCGCGACGACCGGGTGCCGACGGTCTCGCGCGCCCAGGCCCAGAGCCTGGAGGACCGCCACGGCGTCGACTACATCGCGCCGCTGTCGGGGTTCGGCCGGAACGCCGTCGACCGCCTCGTCGACGCCACCCTCGACGTCACCGTCGGCCCGAGCGAGGAGATCACCCGCGCCGACTACGAGGCCGAACTCCGCGCGCTCATCGCCGACCGGGAGGGCGAACGCGCGCTCGAGCAGTGGTTCCCCGCCCACGAGCAGACCCACGTGACCGGCGTTCGGTAG
- a CDS encoding helix-turn-helix domain-containing protein, whose translation MATIADFRLPLAEFPLGVAIEAEPSVRIDLERIVPTEEGVLPFFWVRGCADFEAFERRLLEREAVLSLELISETPEEHLYRARWNSDVEGFVRGITRIGATILNGRATTDGWRFELRFGEREQIRSFQRYCHRHEVPVELNRIYTASTTPLDGGYQLTDDQRETIRLAYDRGYFEEPQGVTQTDLAAEFGVSQRAVSRRLRRGLSRLVGSTVAADLESSSE comes from the coding sequence ATGGCGACGATCGCCGACTTTCGCCTGCCGCTCGCCGAGTTCCCCCTGGGCGTGGCGATCGAGGCGGAGCCCTCCGTTCGCATCGACCTCGAGCGGATCGTCCCGACCGAGGAGGGTGTCCTCCCGTTCTTCTGGGTTCGGGGGTGTGCCGACTTCGAGGCCTTCGAGCGCCGACTCCTCGAGCGCGAGGCCGTCCTGTCGCTCGAGCTGATCTCGGAGACGCCGGAGGAACACCTCTATCGGGCGCGATGGAACAGCGACGTCGAGGGGTTCGTCCGCGGAATCACCCGCATCGGCGCGACGATCCTCAACGGGCGCGCCACGACCGACGGCTGGCGGTTCGAACTCCGCTTCGGCGAGCGAGAGCAGATCCGCTCGTTCCAGCGGTACTGTCACAGACACGAGGTGCCGGTCGAACTCAACCGCATCTACACGGCCAGCACGACGCCGCTCGACGGCGGCTACCAGCTGACCGACGACCAGCGCGAGACGATCCGACTGGCGTACGACCGGGGCTACTTCGAGGAGCCCCAGGGGGTGACCCAGACCGACCTCGCCGCGGAGTTCGGCGTGAGTCAGCGCGCGGTTTCCCGCCGGCTCCGGCGAGGGCTGTCGCGACTGGTCGGGAGCACGGTCGCCGCCGACCTCGAGTCGTCGTCCGAGTGA
- a CDS encoding DNA-binding protein — MSGTPDEDELEELRRQKMEQLQEQAGQQQNEEAQEAAQQQADAQKQAILRQYLTDDARKRLNTVKMSKQQFGEQVERQVVALAQSGRIQGKIDDAQMKKLLKELQPEKKSFDIQRR, encoded by the coding sequence ATGAGCGGCACTCCCGACGAGGACGAACTCGAGGAACTGCGCCGACAGAAGATGGAGCAGCTCCAGGAGCAGGCCGGCCAACAGCAGAACGAGGAGGCCCAGGAGGCGGCCCAGCAGCAAGCCGACGCCCAGAAGCAGGCGATCCTCCGGCAGTACCTGACCGACGACGCCAGGAAGCGACTCAACACGGTCAAGATGAGCAAACAGCAGTTCGGCGAGCAGGTCGAACGCCAGGTCGTCGCGCTCGCCCAGAGCGGCCGCATTCAGGGCAAGATCGACGACGCCCAGATGAAGAAACTCCTCAAGGAACTCCAGCCCGAGAAGAAGAGCTTCGACATCCAGCGGCGCTGA
- the truA gene encoding tRNA pseudouridine(38-40) synthase TruA, with protein MHPRAFRIAYDGAGYYGFQRQPDVSTVEDAIFDALRRLEVLAPDAHRPAGYAAAGRTDAGVSALAQTIGLEVPDWLTPRALNAELPADVRAWAAADTPDGFHATHHAVRREYVYHLYAPPTGATPGPSGADPVDDDRFREALEALSGFHDFHNLTPDDRNTEREPRLEASRDGDYLVVTVSAPGFSRELVRRLVSLARDVGTGAEPLAKIDRVLGPDPLPGHEGVAPAPPEPLVLARVAYPNLAFRIDETAAESAREVFEARRLERATGARVAGQLRDGVR; from the coding sequence ATGCACCCGCGCGCGTTCCGGATCGCCTACGACGGGGCCGGCTACTACGGCTTCCAGCGCCAGCCGGACGTCTCCACCGTCGAGGACGCGATTTTCGACGCCCTTCGACGGCTCGAGGTCCTCGCCCCCGACGCCCACCGACCCGCGGGGTACGCCGCCGCAGGCCGAACCGACGCGGGAGTGTCGGCGCTCGCCCAGACGATCGGGCTCGAGGTACCCGACTGGCTCACCCCTCGAGCGCTGAACGCCGAACTCCCCGCCGACGTCCGCGCCTGGGCCGCAGCGGACACCCCCGACGGCTTCCACGCGACCCACCACGCCGTTCGTCGGGAGTACGTCTACCACCTCTACGCGCCCCCCACGGGGGCAACACCGGGCCCTTCGGGAGCCGATCCCGTCGACGACGACCGCTTTCGCGAGGCGCTCGAGGCGCTCTCCGGTTTCCACGACTTCCACAACCTCACGCCCGACGACCGAAACACGGAACGGGAGCCCCGCCTCGAGGCGAGCCGCGACGGCGACTACCTCGTCGTCACCGTTTCGGCACCGGGCTTTTCGCGCGAACTCGTCCGCCGCCTCGTCTCGCTGGCCCGAGACGTCGGCACCGGCGCAGAGCCGCTCGCGAAGATCGACCGCGTTCTCGGACCCGACCCGCTGCCGGGCCACGAGGGGGTCGCCCCCGCCCCGCCGGAGCCGCTCGTCCTGGCTCGCGTGGCGTACCCGAACCTCGCGTTCCGCATCGACGAGACGGCCGCCGAAAGCGCCCGCGAGGTGTTCGAGGCGCGGCGGCTCGAGCGGGCGACTGGCGCTCGAGTCGCGGGCCAGCTCCGAGACGGCGTTCGGTGA
- the hisS gene encoding histidine--tRNA ligase has translation MYDRIKGFRDFYPGEMAARRATIDTLEETARSYGFREIGTPALERAEMWTDKSGDEIVDELYAFEDRGGRHVTLTPELTPTVARMVVAKQQALAKPIKWFSTRPFWRYEQVQQGRQREFYQTNVDVFGSSEPEADAEVLAWAADALTGLGLTGEHFEFRISHRDLLGGVLESYDADVDTEAAIRAVDKSEKLETAEYHDLLVDAGLSPDQAAEFDDLIASGDLEAVEAVAGTERVTAAVENLENVLAAAEDVGAREYCTISLETARGLDYYTGIVFECFDSAGEVSRSIFGGGRYDDLIEQFGGQPTPAVGVAPGHATLSLLCQRAGVWPEEAVSTDYYVLSVGDTRAEAARIARDLRERGHVVESDVAGRSFGAQLEYADSINAETTVIVGERDLGNDEITLKEMESGDQVQVPVSSFPGDADRPTYDEFAE, from the coding sequence ATGTACGACCGGATCAAGGGCTTTCGAGACTTCTACCCCGGCGAGATGGCCGCCAGGCGGGCGACCATCGACACGCTCGAGGAAACCGCCCGCAGCTACGGCTTCCGCGAGATCGGAACGCCGGCGCTCGAACGCGCAGAGATGTGGACGGACAAGAGCGGCGACGAGATCGTCGACGAGCTGTACGCCTTCGAGGACAGGGGCGGCCGCCACGTCACGCTCACCCCCGAACTGACGCCGACGGTGGCCCGGATGGTCGTCGCCAAACAGCAGGCGCTGGCCAAGCCGATCAAGTGGTTCTCGACCCGGCCGTTCTGGCGCTACGAGCAGGTCCAGCAGGGTCGCCAGCGCGAGTTCTACCAGACGAACGTCGACGTTTTCGGCTCCTCTGAACCCGAAGCCGACGCCGAAGTGCTGGCGTGGGCGGCCGACGCGCTCACGGGCCTCGGGCTCACGGGGGAGCACTTCGAGTTCCGCATCTCTCACCGCGACCTTCTCGGGGGTGTTCTCGAGAGCTACGACGCCGACGTCGACACCGAGGCGGCGATCCGCGCCGTCGACAAGTCGGAGAAGCTCGAAACCGCGGAGTACCACGACCTGCTGGTCGACGCCGGCCTCTCCCCCGACCAGGCCGCCGAGTTCGACGACCTGATCGCCAGCGGCGATCTGGAGGCGGTCGAGGCGGTCGCCGGCACGGAGCGGGTGACTGCGGCCGTCGAGAACCTCGAGAACGTGCTCGCGGCCGCCGAGGACGTCGGCGCCCGGGAGTACTGTACGATCTCCCTCGAGACCGCCCGCGGACTCGACTACTACACCGGCATCGTCTTCGAGTGCTTCGACTCCGCGGGCGAGGTCTCACGGTCGATCTTCGGCGGCGGGCGCTACGACGACCTCATCGAGCAGTTCGGCGGTCAACCCACGCCCGCCGTCGGCGTCGCGCCCGGCCACGCCACCCTCTCGCTGCTCTGTCAGCGCGCGGGCGTCTGGCCCGAGGAGGCGGTGTCGACCGACTACTACGTCCTCTCGGTGGGCGACACCCGCGCCGAGGCGGCGCGGATCGCCCGTGACCTCCGCGAGCGCGGCCACGTCGTCGAGAGCGACGTCGCCGGTCGCTCCTTCGGCGCCCAGCTCGAGTACGCCGACTCGATCAACGCCGAGACGACGGTGATCGTCGGCGAGCGCGACCTCGGGAACGACGAAATCACGCTAAAGGAGATGGAGAGCGGCGACCAGGTCCAGGTGCCGGTGTCGTCGTTCCCCGGCGACGCCGACCGCCCGACGTACGACGAGTTCGCCGAGTGA